The following proteins are encoded in a genomic region of Glycine max cultivar Williams 82 chromosome 18, Glycine_max_v4.0, whole genome shotgun sequence:
- the CRK62 gene encoding cysteine-rich receptor-like protein kinase 10 isoform X2 — MEYFLLCWVYFFLIYSYDEKGNSLRTTIAIIVPTVLVVVALLIFISIYFRRRKLARKNLLADEIELAESLQFNLDTIKVATNNFSDSNKLGEGGFGAVYQGRLSNGQVIAVKRLSSDSGQGGVEFKNEVLLLAKLQHRNLVRLLGFSLEGKEKLLVYEFVPNKSLDYFIFDPTKKARLDWDRRYKIIRGIARGLLYLHEDSRLRIIHRDLKASNVLLDEEMIPKISDFGMARLIVAGQTQENTSRVVGTYGYMAPEYIMHGQFSIKSDVFSFGVLVLEIVSGQKNHGIRHGENVEDLLNFAWRSWQEGTVTNIIDPILNNSSQNEMIRCTHIGLLCVQENLANRPTMANVALMLNSCSITLPVPTKPAFFMDSATTSLPNMSWEVNSGTTRSNQSTTKSAHDSLSEASISELYPR; from the exons AtggaatattttcttctttgttgggtttattttttccttatatatTCTTATGATG AAAAGGGCAACTCACTGCGAACTACAATCGCCATAATTGTGCCTACCGTTCTCGTTGTTGTTGCTTTGCTCATTTTCATTAGCATATATTTTAGGAGGAGGaaattagcaaggaaaaatcTTCTCGCTG ATGAAATTGAATTGGCTGAATCATTGCAATTCAACTTGGACACAATAAAAGTTGCAACAAATAACTTCTCTGACTCTAATAAACTCGGAGAAGGTGGGTTTGGAGCTGTTTACCAG GGCAGGCTCTCTAATGGACAAGTGATTGCTGTCAAAAGGTTGTCAAGCGATTCTGGCCAAGGTGGCGTGGAATTTAAGAATGAAGTCCTTTTACTGGCCAAGCTTCAGCACCGAAATTTAGTTAGGCTACTTGGTTTTAGTTtggaagggaaagaaaagctaCTTGTTTATGAATTTGTTCCAAATAAAAGCCTTGATTACTTCATATTTG ATCCAACAAAGAAAGCACGACTGGATTGGGATAGACGATACAAAATCATTCGAGGTATTGCTCGAGGTCTTCTTTATCTTCACGAGGATTCACGATTGCGCATTATACATCGTGATCTCAAAGCAAGCAATGTTCTCTTAGATGAAGAGATGATTCCTAAAATATCAGATTTTGGTATGGCAAGACTGATTGTTGCAGGTCAAACACAAGAAAATACAAGTCGAGTTGTTGGAACCTA TGGATATATGGCACCAGAATATATAATGCATGgacaattttcaataaaatcagATGTCTTCAGTTTTGGTGTACTAGTTCTTGAGATTGTAAGTGGCCAAAAAAACCATGGTATTCGTCATGGGGAGAATGTGGAAGATCTACTAAACTTT GCATGGAGAAGCTGGCAAGAGGGGACAGTTACAAATATTATAGATCCAATATTAAACAATAGTTCACAGAATGAAATGATAAGATGCACCCACATTGGTTTACTCTGTGTTCAAGAAAATCTAGCCAACAGACCAACCATGGCTAACGTTGCACTCATGCTAAATAGTTGTTCTATCACTCTCCCAGTGCCTACAAAACCTGCTTTTTTTATGGATAGTGCAACTACAAGCCTTCCAAACATGTCATGGGAAGTTAATTCAGGGACAACACGATCGAATCAGTCCACAACCAAATCAGCTCACGACTCATTAAGTGAGGCTTCAATTTCTGAGCTATACCCTCGTTAG
- the CRK62 gene encoding putative receptor-like protein kinase At4g00960 isoform X1, with translation MLLVIPRGQFIMSTISGMPLFFLCCLYLIIVICEASFGPSYEYSKYCNNSNGNYTANSIYQTNLNTLLSTLTSHTEIDYGFYNFSHGQNSDKVYAIGLCRGDVKPDECRSCLNNSRVSLTRLCPKQFEAIKWEEKCMLRYSNRAIFHTMDASFSYPMSNINNATDAEEFNKVLGELLRNLSDKAASGDSRRKYAADTAVFANLQTIYGLVQCTPDLSRQDCGDCLHWSLADFGNVFKNKVGAVVLRPSCNVRYEIYPFYDEPTPSASVPLSLKEKGNSLRTTIAIIVPTVLVVVALLIFISIYFRRRKLARKNLLADEIELAESLQFNLDTIKVATNNFSDSNKLGEGGFGAVYQGRLSNGQVIAVKRLSSDSGQGGVEFKNEVLLLAKLQHRNLVRLLGFSLEGKEKLLVYEFVPNKSLDYFIFDPTKKARLDWDRRYKIIRGIARGLLYLHEDSRLRIIHRDLKASNVLLDEEMIPKISDFGMARLIVAGQTQENTSRVVGTYGYMAPEYIMHGQFSIKSDVFSFGVLVLEIVSGQKNHGIRHGENVEDLLNFAWRSWQEGTVTNIIDPILNNSSQNEMIRCTHIGLLCVQENLANRPTMANVALMLNSCSITLPVPTKPAFFMDSATTSLPNMSWEVNSGTTRSNQSTTKSAHDSLSEASISELYPR, from the exons ATGTTACTTGTCATTCCCAGAGGACAATTTATAATGTCTACTATTTCTGGTATGCcgcttttctttctttgttgctTGTATCTAATAATAGTAATATGTGAAGCCAGCTTCGGACCAAGTTATGAATACTCCAAATACTGTAATAACAGTAATGGAAACTACACAGCCAATAGCATCTACCAAACCAACCTCAATACCCTCTTATCCACCCTCACTTCCCACACAGAAATCGACTATGGTTTCTACAATTTCTCGCATGGCCAAAACTCAGACAAAGTATACGCAATAGGGTTATGCAGAGGAGATGTTAAGCCAGACGAATGTCGCAGCTGCCTCAACAATTCTAGAGTGAGTCTCACACGGTTGTGTCCAAAGCAGTTCGAGGCAATCAAGTGGGAAGAGAAGTGCATGTTGCGCTACTCCAACCGCGCAATTTTTCACACCATGGATGCTTCTTTTTCGTATCCTATGAGCAACATAAACAATGCAACGGATGCGGAAGAGTTCAATAAAGTGTTGGGTGAGTTACTTAGAAATCTGAGTGACAAAGCTGCATCAGGTGACTCTCGGCGCAAGTATGCCGCGGATACTGCAGTCTTTGCGAATCTCCAAACCATATACGGTCTTGTGCAGTGTACGCCTGATTTGTCAAGGCAAGACTGCGGTGACTGCTTGCATTGGAGTTTGGCAGATTTCggaaatgttttcaaaaacaaagttgGTGCTGTAGTGCTTAGACCAAGTTGTAATGTTAGATATGAAATCTACCCCTTCTACGATGAACCTACACCATCAGCATCGGTACCACTTTCCCTAAAAG AAAAGGGCAACTCACTGCGAACTACAATCGCCATAATTGTGCCTACCGTTCTCGTTGTTGTTGCTTTGCTCATTTTCATTAGCATATATTTTAGGAGGAGGaaattagcaaggaaaaatcTTCTCGCTG ATGAAATTGAATTGGCTGAATCATTGCAATTCAACTTGGACACAATAAAAGTTGCAACAAATAACTTCTCTGACTCTAATAAACTCGGAGAAGGTGGGTTTGGAGCTGTTTACCAG GGCAGGCTCTCTAATGGACAAGTGATTGCTGTCAAAAGGTTGTCAAGCGATTCTGGCCAAGGTGGCGTGGAATTTAAGAATGAAGTCCTTTTACTGGCCAAGCTTCAGCACCGAAATTTAGTTAGGCTACTTGGTTTTAGTTtggaagggaaagaaaagctaCTTGTTTATGAATTTGTTCCAAATAAAAGCCTTGATTACTTCATATTTG ATCCAACAAAGAAAGCACGACTGGATTGGGATAGACGATACAAAATCATTCGAGGTATTGCTCGAGGTCTTCTTTATCTTCACGAGGATTCACGATTGCGCATTATACATCGTGATCTCAAAGCAAGCAATGTTCTCTTAGATGAAGAGATGATTCCTAAAATATCAGATTTTGGTATGGCAAGACTGATTGTTGCAGGTCAAACACAAGAAAATACAAGTCGAGTTGTTGGAACCTA TGGATATATGGCACCAGAATATATAATGCATGgacaattttcaataaaatcagATGTCTTCAGTTTTGGTGTACTAGTTCTTGAGATTGTAAGTGGCCAAAAAAACCATGGTATTCGTCATGGGGAGAATGTGGAAGATCTACTAAACTTT GCATGGAGAAGCTGGCAAGAGGGGACAGTTACAAATATTATAGATCCAATATTAAACAATAGTTCACAGAATGAAATGATAAGATGCACCCACATTGGTTTACTCTGTGTTCAAGAAAATCTAGCCAACAGACCAACCATGGCTAACGTTGCACTCATGCTAAATAGTTGTTCTATCACTCTCCCAGTGCCTACAAAACCTGCTTTTTTTATGGATAGTGCAACTACAAGCCTTCCAAACATGTCATGGGAAGTTAATTCAGGGACAACACGATCGAATCAGTCCACAACCAAATCAGCTCACGACTCATTAAGTGAGGCTTCAATTTCTGAGCTATACCCTCGTTAG
- the LOC100819434 gene encoding C-terminal binding protein AN: protein MPHRNNPAPLPLVVTLNCVEDCSLEFESLAGVATVQHVPLSCLSDGKIESAAAVLLHSLAYLPRAAQRRLRPYHLILCLGSADRAVDSALAADLGLRLVHVDTSRAEEIADSVMALFLGLLRRTHLLSRHPLSASGWLGSVQPLCRGMRRCRGLVLGIVGISASARSLATRSLAFKMSVLYFDARAGKGKVKFPPAARRMDTLNDLLAASDLISLHCALTNETMQIINAECLQHVKPGAFIVNTGSSQLLDDCAVKQLLIDGTLAGCALDGAEGPQWMEAWVKEMPNVLILPQSADYSEEVWMEIREKAISILQTFFIDGIIPKNAISDVEEESEVDNESELSDQQYNENALQIIVREQTDDVHVSPDNFQKKVSTQMKESSSQHQVSSLSQSTSARSEGRRSRSGKKAKKRHTRQKSQQKPEDPSAPEKEGTSRRDDTAMSGTDQALSSSSEDSRSRKTPIESMQEPTGAQFIKSTVRLSGNCTELLKDGYIIALFARDRSALHVSRQRVKGGGWIMDSMSNVSKRDPAAQFLIIFRSKDTIGLRSLAAGGKLLQINRRMEFVFASHSFDVWENWTLEGSLQECRLVNCRNPSAVLDVRVEILATVGEDGVTRWLE, encoded by the exons ATGCCTCACCGTAACAACCCTGCACCTCTCCCCCTCGTCGTGACCCTAAACTGCGTCGAGGACTGCTCCCTCGAATTCGAATCCCTAGCTGGCGTCGCCACCGTCCAGCATGTTCCCCTCAGCTGCCTATCCGATGGCAAGATCGAGTCCGCCGCCGCCGTGCTCCTCCACTCCCTCGCCTACCTCCCTCGCGCCGCCCAGCGCCGCCTCCGCCCCTACCACCTCATCCTCTGCCTCGGCTCCGCCGACCGCGCCGTCGACTCCGCCCTCGCCGCCGACCTCGGCCTCCGCCTCGTCCACGTTGACACCTCGCGCGCCGAGGAGATCGCGGACTCTGTCATGGCGCTCTTCCTCGGCCTCCTCCGCCGCACGCACCTCCTCTCCCGCCACCCGCTCTCCGCCTCCGGCTGGCTCGGCTCCGTCCAGCCGCTCTGCCGCGGCATGCGCCGCTGTCGCGGCCTCGTTCTCGGCATCGTCGGAATCTCCGCTTCCGCTAGGTCTTTGGCCACTCGCAGCTTGGCCTTCAAAATGAGCGTGCTCTATTTCGATGCTCGCGCG ggaaaaggaaaagtaaaGTTCCCTCCTGCAGCACGAAGAATGGATACTCTTAATGATTTATTAGCTGCAAGTGACCTTATATCACTCCATTGTGCTTTAACAAATGAAACAATGCAGATTATTAATGCTGAATGTCTTCAACATGTGAAGCCTG GAGCTTTTATTGTAAATACGGGCAGTAGTCAACTTTTGGATGATTGTGCTGTAAAGCAGCTCTTGATTGATGGAACCTTAGCTGGATGTGCTTTGGATGGGGCAGAAGGGCCTCAATGGATGGAAGCATGG GTGAAGGAGATGCCTAACGTATTGATACTTCCCCAAAGTGCAGATTACAGTGAAGAGGTTTGGATGGAAATAAGGGAGAAAGCTATATCTATACTACAAACATTCTTCATTGATGGAATTATACCAAAGAATGCCATTTCAGATGTGGAAGAAGAGAGTGAGGTTGACAATGAAAGTGAACTATCTGATCAGCAATACAACGAAAATGCTCTCCAGATTATTGTTAGAGAGCAAACAGATGATGTTCATGTAAGTCCTGACAATTTCCAAAAGAAAGTAAGTACTCAAATGAAAGAGTCTTCGTCCCAGCATCAGGTTTCAAGTTTGTCTCAGAGTACCTCTGCCAGATCTGAAGGAAGGCGCAGCAGGTCGGGTAAAAAGGCCAAAAAAAGGCATACCCGTCAGAAGTCCCAACAAAAACCTGAAGATCCTTCTGCACCGGAGAAAGAAGGCACGTCTCGGAGAGATGATACTGCTATGAGTGGCACTGACCAAGCTTTGAGCTCTAGCTCTGAAGATTCACGAAGTAGAAAAACTCCAATAGAATCTATGCAAGAACCCACTGGTGCTCAATTCATAAAGTCAACTGTGAGACTTAGTGGAAACTGTACTGAACTATTGAAAGATGGATATATTATAGCTCTGTTTGCAAGAGACCGCTCTGCACTTCATGTCTCTAGGCAAAGAGTTAAAGGTGGAGGTTGGATCATGGATTCCATGTCAAATGTGTCAAAAAGAGACCCTGCTGCGCAGTTCCTCATCATCTTCAGAAGCAAG GACACAATTGGATTGCGATCCCTTGCTGCTGGTGGAAAATTGTTGCAG ATCAATAGAAGAATGGAGTTTGTATTTGCTAGTCATAGTTTTGATGTTTGGGAGAACTGGACTCTAGAAGGTTCCTTACAGGAATGCAGACTGGTGAACTGTAGAAACCCATCA GCTGTTTTGGATGTACGCGTTGAGATTTTGGCCACTGTAGGCGAAGATGGCGTTACTCGTTGGCTTGAATAG
- the LOC100791774 gene encoding protein REVEILLE 6, with the protein MVSLNLNPNPPQTFHFFDPFNMEDQNKKVRKPYTITKSRENWTDQEHDKFLEALHLFDRDWKKIEAFVGSKTVIQIRSHAQKYFMKVQKNGTSEHVPPPRPKRKAAHPYPQKASKNALTISQVARPLQSSSALSESSHIYRPDSSSVVRTPVSSVPLPSWVYNVTPPVSLPRVTKDDMVMMSQQINPFSSSNESTPRGWPISKQTDQGDQGKPTIVMPDFAQVYSFIGTVFDPNAINHLQRLKQMDPINVKTVLLLMRNLSTNLRSPEFENERRMLSLYYANMEKEKSSSHRSQPLTDRSESVVLSA; encoded by the exons ATGGTGTCCCTCAACCTCAACCCAAACCCACCTCAAACTTTTCACTTCTTCGACCCCTTCAACATGGAGGATCAGAATAAGAAGGTCCGAAAACCTTACACCATTACCAAGTCCAGAGAGAACTGGACCGACCAGGAGCATGACAAGTTTCTCGAAGCTCTTCACTT ATTCGACCGTGACTGGAAGAAGATTGAAGCATTTGTAGGTTCAAAAACAGTTATCCAG ATAAGGAGTCATGCACAGAAGTATTTCATGAAAGTTCAGAAGAATGGCACAAGTGAACATGTACCTCCCCCTCGTCCAAAGAGAAAAGCTGCTCATCCCTACCCACAAAAGGCATCTAAAAATG CTCTTACTATATCCCAAGTTGCGCGGCCATTGCAATCTTCATCTGCTTTATCTGAATCATCACACATCTATAGGCCAGATTCATCATCTGTGGTTAGAACTCCAGTTAGCAGTGTGCCATTGCCATCTTGGGTTTATAATGTTACACCACCAGTCAGTCTTCCCCGAGTGACTAAAG ATGATATGGTGATGATGAGTCAACAAATCAATCCTTTCAGCAGTAGTAATGAGAGCACTCCTAGGGGTTGGCCAATTAGCAAACAGACAGATCAGGGTGACCAAGGCAAGCCAACTATAG TAATGCCAGATTTTGCACAAGTCTATAGCTTCATTGGCACTGTATTTGATCCAAATGCAATTAATCATCTACAGAGGCTGAAACAGATGGACCCAATAAATGTAAAAACT GTATTGCTATTGATGAGAAACCTCTCCACCAATTTAAGGAGTCCTGAATTTGAGAATGAA AGAAGGATGCTGTCATTGTACTATGCTAACATGGAGAAGGAAAAATCCAGTAGTCATCGAAGCCAACCCCTCACTGACAGATCAGAGAGTGTTGTCTTATCTGCTTAA